TCGCGCTCGGCCAGTTCGTAGAAGCCCTGCAGTATGGCCTCCTCCAGCGTATTGCCTGCGGCGCAGCCGTTGGAATCGGCAATCAGGTCGCCGGCAGCGCGCTGCTCGGGCGCCATGCTGTAGAGCATCGAGGTCGGCAGATAGCGATGGCGCTGCTGCGTGAACGACCAAACGGGCGTCCAGTCCAGTTCGGCGTCGGGATCCATGCGCGCAGGCACGATGTTGTACGGGTGCCCCTTCGCGTTGATGTTCTCGGCGTTGTCAAGCTGAGTGTCGCTGAAGAGCTGCGCGTCGTTGGGGTGGATTGCCTCTCCATCGGCGGCGAAATCGGCGAAACGTCGGCGGACGCGGATCTCGTCTTCATGAAAGCAGCCCGAATACCGCTCGAGGGCCTCGCACAGCGCGCTGACCTCCGACTGCTCGCGCGTGCTGCCCTTGCCGGCGCTCTTGCTGCGCAAGCTGCGCCGCAGCGAACTCAAGGTCCGGCTTCTCATGCCTAGATTGCTGCCCGCCCAATAGACATGCAGCCAGGAATCGGCCTCGTCGGTAGTGCGCTTCAGCCAGGTCACGACGCCACTGATCGGGCTTACCAGGTGGCGGTATTGCGCCAGCGTGACCTCGGGGGCCACGGTGCGCGCGCCACCGCTGTTGCTGACGGCCCTGGGACTGGACTTCAGCCGCAAGGCCACGGGCGCCCGGTCCGCACGGAAAAGGGCTTCGTCGCCGCAGGCCAGGCACTGCGGCCGCCGCATGACGCGGTGCCGCGAGCTCGTGAATGTTGCGATATCCATCGTCATGGCCTGGTCGTGAATCGGCGCCGCCTCGCCGAGCACCAGCCATTTGGCGATCTCCGCCGCGATCAGCCCGTACAGGGCATCGAGCAGCGCGGGGTCGGCGGCAAACGGTTTGAACGCGGCCTTCTCGCCCGCGACATTCCTGAGAAACTGATGCACTTCCTGGTGACCGCCCAGCCGGTAAGCCAGGCATGCCCAGCACGGCCCTTCTCCATCCGCCCGAAATACGGGCCCGAACAGCGGCTGGATACCGCGAGGGCGCACCAGCATCCACGGCGCAGCTGCTTCATGCCGGCGCCGATTCTCCTCCGCAAGGCGTTCCTGCAGATAGTCGTCGCATACGATCACGCTGAGCTTCGGCCCGTCGCTCCCTGCGGCGGCGCCGAGTTCTTCCAGATGCCGTGCCAGGCGGCCCTCGTCGCCCTCTACTTCGACGCGCGATTCCGCCAGACGTTGCTCCGCCAGGCATGGCGACGCGCCGAGGGACGACCAGTAGGCCGCCCGGTTCCTGTCCATCCCATGCCCGCCCGAGACTACGTAGTCCCTGGAGGCCAGTGAAGCGATGGCCGAACGAACTTCGGAGGCGGTGTGTTCGGCCTCGAGGGCGGCGGCAATCTCTTCCTGCTCGCGCCGGCCGTCGAGCACAGGCAGGAGCTTGCAATAGACTTCGCCGTGCAGCAGCGTATTGAACGACTCGGAAACCAGCAGAGTCTGCCGCTCGCCGATGACGTGGAATTCCAGGTGGGGCGCAAGCGCGGGCAGCTTGACGATGCCCCGGTCGGCAGCCGTCGTCTTCATCAGTATTCCGCGCTGAGGATTCTTTTCCGTCCGGGCCTAGTGTCGTGTCTCACGGATGCCGTCAGGCGCGCGTGAGAAAGGCATCGAGTTCCGCTTCGGCGTCGGGCGCGGTCTCCGCTGCCGCCGGCGCGCCCCATTCGGACAGGACGTCGCGCCGCACTTCGTCGAAGCGAGCCCCTATCCGGGAATCGCCGGTCTCGAATGCGCAGCGCGCCCTGGTGAGGTCGGGACTCTTTGCCGCGCCGGCGTTCCTGCAATGATCGGCCAGATCGCTCAACGGCAGCACGGCACAGCGCTCCGTGCCGTGCGGGACGGGGGCGAACAGCAGGCTGTTCCGCGTCAGACCGGTCAGCGTGTCGAGATACAGCGCGCATAGCCGCCGGCCGTCGTCCGGGCCGTCATGCACAAACAGGAAATCGGCCGCAACGCCGGGATGAGCCTCCCGGCCGGCGAGATCGCCCAGGAATATCGCGGCCGCCCCGCCCTCGCTCACGGGCCCGCGCCGGTCCACATAATCCGCGACCACGGCGGCCAGCACGGTGGCGATCGAGGCTTCGGCCAGATTGGACAAGGCGGTCCTCGCCTCGTCCGGAGACAGGTTTCCGCGCACCACGTGCATTCCGATCTGAAATGCCTTGTCGTTCGACCAGTTACGCACCACTTCCGCGGTGTCTTTCGCATCGGTCGCCGGGATCTCGGCCATCAGGCCCTTCATTTCCTCAACGCTCATCTCGAACGTCCAATACACCCGCGCCAGCCCGCGACGCGCAATCGCTTCGACTTCCGGGTCCGACATGAACCCCCTGGGCAGGTCGAGATCGGTGAATTCCGGATCCTTGAGGTTGTCCAGCAGTTCCGGGTTGCGTTCAATCCATCCGGCCAGCCTCGGGGCGGATGCGAAGATTTCGATGATCGCGCTCAGGTGTTCGGGCCGCGCCGCGGACACCGGGCTGTCGTAGGCGCTCCAGTCGTCTATCTCCGGGTAGAAATGCTCGCGCCACTGATCCACAAGCGGATCCATCTTCTCGAACCAACGCTTCGGCCGCAGCACGATATTCATCAGGTCGCTGTAGGTGCCCGGCAGGAACGGCGACTCGTCCGCGCCGGTGATCTGCAGCAGCGGATAGGGGCGGCTGGCCAGCGCATGATGGTCCGCATGTCGCTGCATGTTGAAGAACATCCAGTTGCTGAACTTCCAGTCGGCGCTCCAGGAATGGCGCGGCGCCACCTTTTCCCAGCGGCCGTTCGGAAGAAGCACCCGGCGAAGACCATAGTGCTGCAGGTAATTGCTGATCTTCATCGAGAACACGCAGCAGAAGCCGAGGAAGGCAAAGACCAGGACCGCCCAGATGCCGCCCATCCAGAAAACCAGTCCGTACCAGAACGCCATCGCGATGCCGTAGCGCCAAAACGGATTGCTGTAATGCCAGACGGGCAGGCGGCGGCGCGCCAGCAACTGGGCTGCCATCTTCCACGAATTGGTGAGGTTGCTTACGATTTCCTTGGGAAAATAACTCCAGAAACTCTCGCCCTTGGGGGCGGACCCCACGTCGTGCGGCGTGCCCACCTGCGCATGGTGGATATAGACGTGCTCCGTGGAGTATTGCGGATAGGAGGCCGAGGCAAGCAGGAACTCGCCCCACCGCCTTTCCCAGGGAGTGCGCCGGTGAACCAGTTCATGACCGACGATAAAGACCGCCTGCGCCTCCATCGTCAAGATGATCGCCAGTATTACTTCCTCCCAGATTGCAAATGGATTCGCAACCAGAATCTGCCACAGGCCGAAAACCAGCGTGACAGGCCACAGAAACGCCCAGCACCAGACCGGCAGGTTGTGCCAGATCAGGCGGCGACCCGGAGCCTTGGCCGGATCCATGTTGCGGCCGTCGAGACCGAACGCCCGATCGAGCGGCGTGGCGGCGGCAAAGAACAGAAACGGCGGCAGCAACCACCAGCCTCCAAAGGCCGCGGCGGCAAGAATCAGGGGAAATACTCCCAGCGGCAGAAAGTGCGGCAGGGCCGTTCGGATCGAAGGCTCGATCAGTTTTGAGACATCGGCGTTGTGTGGCCCAAAGCCACTACTTGCGGCTGTTTCCTGCGGCATGGCAGCGCTCTACGGGATGTTCACCCCCGCTTACATCGCGGTTCATGTTAGCACCGCATGACATCGGCGCAAATCGTTCAGGCGGCCAGGATTTCGATGAGGCGCTCCAATGCTTCGATGCAAAACGCGGTGGTCATGCATTCGGAGCCGTGTCCTATCTGCCCTACCGTGCCCCACCTCAACGTCTGGTCGCCAAACGCCAGCAGTTCCGGCCAACTGCCGTCCTCGTGCTGTGATCCGATCAACCTTTCCGCCAGGCGTTTCACGTTCGCTTTTTCCAGGCATCCGATATCGTCGAGCGCCGACACCGCCTGAGCCGTCGAAAGTATGTTGCCGAAGCCTTCCTCACCGTCGCGCAGGCCCAGGATGGCGTCGGCAAGTACCGGGCGCAGACCCTCTAAAGCCGGCCGAGCGCGAACCATGGCCCGGGCGGTTGCATAGTAGGTAGCGACCGCGTCGGGATACCACTTGGACGAGCCCTCGACACGGCCCTCGGCGATCAGGTCTGTCAGCCAGGCCTGGGCTTCCCTGGTTTCGGGATGGTCGCCCAGGCAGGCGATGACGTTCGCATTGACCACGGGGTCGGCTTCGATGCGAAAGCGTGACACGACGTCAGGCTCGCCTTCGTCCAGCAACCAGGTCAGGAAACGTCCCTGCTCGTCGCGGTTGGCCAGCATTCGGGGAACGTTTCTTCCCAGAACAATCCAGGGGTGGTTGGCTATAACGAGCGAACAGAGACTGGAGCTGTCAAGGTCCCGGGGCAGA
This region of Gammaproteobacteria bacterium genomic DNA includes:
- a CDS encoding TOMM precursor leader peptide-binding protein yields the protein MKTTAADRGIVKLPALAPHLEFHVIGERQTLLVSESFNTLLHGEVYCKLLPVLDGRREQEEIAAALEAEHTASEVRSAIASLASRDYVVSGGHGMDRNRAAYWSSLGASPCLAEQRLAESRVEVEGDEGRLARHLEELGAAAGSDGPKLSVIVCDDYLQERLAEENRRRHEAAAPWMLVRPRGIQPLFGPVFRADGEGPCWACLAYRLGGHQEVHQFLRNVAGEKAAFKPFAADPALLDALYGLIAAEIAKWLVLGEAAPIHDQAMTMDIATFTSSRHRVMRRPQCLACGDEALFRADRAPVALRLKSSPRAVSNSGGARTVAPEVTLAQYRHLVSPISGVVTWLKRTTDEADSWLHVYWAGSNLGMRSRTLSSLRRSLRSKSAGKGSTREQSEVSALCEALERYSGCFHEDEIRVRRRFADFAADGEAIHPNDAQLFSDTQLDNAENINAKGHPYNIVPARMDPDAELDWTPVWSFTQQRHRYLPTSMLYSMAPEQRAAGDLIADSNGCAAGNTLEEAILQGFYELAERDAFAIWWYNRLEVPAVDLASFDDEYLATAAGYYARFERDLWMLDVTSDVGIPAFVALSRRPDAETEDIIYGAGAHADARIAALRAVCELNQCLTWLPRPGSRDGRPMIDDPLALWWWKTARLADCSWLAPAQDAPLRNASHYTVIETADMREDVEHCRALVEAAGMEFLVLDQTRPDIGMPVVRVIVPGLRHFWERLAPGRLYDVPVSMGRRHSPMAEADINPAPVIA